The following nucleotide sequence is from Candidatus Krumholzibacteriota bacterium.
TGGACCGCGCGCCTCGCCCTCCGCCGCTCGTACGCGTCGGGAACCGTCCTCTACATCGACGGCGGCGCCCAGTGGGGCGCGATCGACGGCTGGTGGCAAAATTTGCTGAAGAACTACGACTACCGGAACTACATGAACGAGCGGCGGTGCGTCGACGCGGGATTCGCGTCGTCGAACGATGCGCTGCGCGAGTTCTGCACGGCCCGGCTCGGGAACACGCGGGAACTGCGCGACGACCTCGCGCTTTTCGGGGGGATCTCCGTCGCGTTCTCCCATTTCGCCTGGGAGGACGCCCCCCTCTTCTCATCGACCGTCACCTGGATGGACGACCTCGGCGCCGAGCGGCGCGACGGAGCGCAGCGGCTTTTCTTCGAGCGCCGGATCACGACGGTCGAGGGCGCCCTCCCCGTCGCGTGCGAATTCACGCCCCGTCCGTGGTTCGCTTTCCGCGCAGGCTTCGTCGTCGGCGCCTCGTGGGAACGCGACCGGAGCAGGACGAGCATCCCGGTCGTCGACCTCGATTCCGCGGCGGCGTCGCCCGCCGCCTGCGCCGCCCCGGAGGACGTCGACCGGCGCGTGACGATGATCCGGACCGCCTCGGTGGGTTTCTCGTTCCGCTGGGGCGAGCGACTCTCGGCCGATATCTTCACGGGATCCGACCTCACCCCCGACTCGCTGACGGGGATGACCATCGATCTCCGCTACTCCTTCTGAGTCGCGCCTACCTGATGCGTTCGCCGAGTCGGCGCTCGGCGCCGGGGAAGGTCTCCCACCGCCGGTCCTCGACGACGGCCCGGTGGAAGAGGCCGGCGGCGGCGTTCCCGAAAAGATCGCCGGCGAGCAGGCTCCTGAGGAGACCCGCGCGCTCGGGAAGATGCACGAGGACCGCCTCGCCGGCATCATCGATCCCCGCGAGTCGGCAGGCGGCGTCGACCGCGCGGTCGAGCCCCCCCAGTCCGTCGACGAGACCGTTCCTCGCCGCGTCCCGACCGGTCCAGACGCGCCCCTGCCCGAGCGAATCGACGCGCGCCGGCGTCATGCCCCGGCTGCGGGCGATCTCGCCGATCCACTCGAGGTAGAACGCGGTGTGCTCCCGGCGGACCGCCTCCCATTCTCGATCGGAAAAGTCGCGGTAGTCCGACCAGATGAGCGAGAGGGGCCCCGTGCCGATCTCGTCCTTCGCGATCCCGAGCCGTTCGTAGAGGCCGCGCAGGTTGAGCTTGCCCGTGATCGAGCCGATCGAGCCGGTCACGGTGACCGGCATCGCGAAGATGCTGTCCGCCCGGTAGGCGATCTCGTACCCGCCCGAGGCGGCCACGTCGGACATCGAGACGACGACCGGCTTGACTGCCGCGGCCATCTCCACCTCGCGGGAGATGAGGCCGCCGGCGATCCCGCTCCCGCCGGGTGAATCGACGCGCAGCACGATCGCACGCACGCGCGGATCGTCCCGCGCCCGCCGCAATTCCCGGATGATCGTCTCCGATCCCATCGTCATCCCCTCGACCGGGTCGAATCCGCTCTCCCCGAGGACGATCGCGCCCTGCGCGTGGACGACGGCGACTGCGGAACCGGCGATGGCCGACAGCCCGCCCGTGTGCCCGGCGCCGTACTCGCGCGAGCCGACGAGACGCAGTCCCGACTCCTCGAGCGCCGTCTCCACCTCGTCCCAGTGGCGGAGCCCGTCGATGAGCCCCGCGCCGGCGGCCCGACGCGGGCTGAAGAGACCGTCCTCCAGCCACGAGAGCACGGTGTCGACGGGAACGCCGCGTCCGGCGGCGACGGCGGCGGCGATCTCGGCGCCACCGACGGCGAGCAGGCGTTCGATCATCGACCGCGATTCGGGCGTGCGGCGCGTCTCGGTGAGCATCTCCGCCGCCGACTTGTATTCGCCGATGCGGTGGATGTTGGGAGAGACGCCGATCTTGTCGAAGAGCCCGCGGACGAAGAGGGCGCTCGATGACGGCCCGGCGAAGAAAAGAAAACCCGCCGGTGGCATGAAGACGCTGTCGGCCGCCGCGGCGAGCGCGTAGTGGCTGTTCTCGAGGACGGGCGAGAAGGCGATCGTCCGCTTCCCCGCCGCGCGGAGCCGCCCGAGGGCCCCGGCGATCTCGGCGCACTTGGCAGGACCCGCGCCCGAGGGACGTATCCGCAAAACGACCGCCTCGACGCGGTCGTCCCGCTCGGCGCGGGACAGTGCGCCGAGGATCGAGGTCATCGTCGGTTCGCGCGTGGCGAAGGCGAGCCCCCCGGCGAGGGAGGGATCGTACTCGAGCATCCGGCCCCGGATCTCGACGACGAGGGCCGTCCGCCCCCCGGCGGACCGCCGGTCGAGCCCGGTGTCGAGCCCCGTCAGGAAAAGAATCGGCAGGATGACGAGGAAGAACCCGAAGAAGAGCAGAAGCGCGATCCGCGCATTGCGACCGCTCACGGCGTCACCCCCTCGCCGGGCCCCGCGCCGGCCCGGTCACGTGGTCTGTTCGGCGGCGAGATCCCCCTGCTTCATCGCGACGAGGCAGGCGAGCGAGATCGAGGCGAGCTTCGAGCGCGCCGAGTCGCCGCGGGAAGTGAGGATGATCGGCACGCCCGCGCCGACGATCGCCCCGGCGAGAAAGGCGCCGGAGGACACGGTGAGGGACTTGTAGACGACGTTCCCCGCCTCGATGTCCGGCATGATGAGGATGTCGGCGTTCCCCTTGATCCGGCCCCGGTAGTGCTTCTCGTGCGCCGATGCGGGCGACATCGCCACGTCGAGCGAGAGAGGCCCCTCGACGATGCAGTCCTCCCGTCCGGCGTAATCGTCGGCGAGGTCGCCGGCGAGCATCGACGATTCGACGCTCGGGTTCCGCGTCTCGACGGCCGAGATGATCGCGATCTTCGGCATCCGGATGTTGAGGTACCCGGCGATGGTGATCGCGTTCTCGACGATCTTCTTCTTCAGCGCCTGGTCGGGATTCGGGATGAGCGCCGCGTCTGAGACGATGAGGAGCTTCGGATAGGTCGGGATCTGGAAGATCCCCACGTGGCTGTAGATCCGCCCCTTCCTGATCCTGCCGCTGTCCTTGAGGAACCGCAGCGTCCCGCCCATGATCTCGGCGGTCTTGACGCCGCCCTTCATGAGGAGATCCGCCTCGCCCGAGGCGAGGAGCTCGACCGACCGCTGCACGGGATCGTCGGAATCGACGATCGTGTAGTTGTCGCCGTCGACCTTGATGTCGTATTCCCACGCGAGCTTGTTGACCTGGTAGTAGTCGCCGACGAGGAGGAACTTCGCCACGGGGTACCGCCCGTCCTCGTTGGCCTGTTTCGCCGCCGCGATGGCGTCCTCGTTCTCCGCGCCGACGATCGCGACGCGCGGGGCGCGCCCCATCGCCACGAGCGAGCGGGCGTGGTGGATCAGTTCGTCGAGGCTCGTGACCGGCGCGTTCTCCTTCTTCCGCAGGGCGGGGTTGGCGAAGATCTCGGTCTCCATGAGCTCGCGCTCGGCCGCCCGGCGCCGGCGCAGCTCGTCGCGCTCGACGACGTAATCCTTCTTCTCCCCCGGCAGGAAGCGCGCCCGGAGGTGGCCGGCGACCATCGCCTCGTGCTCGATCGCGCCGGGAATGACGACGACCGGCGCGTAGGGAAGCACCTTGCGGCGGATACGCCCGGTGAACTCGCCGCTGCGGCTGAGCCCGCCGGTGAGGATGACGGCGTCGACCTTCCCCTCGAAGGCGGCGAGCTTGAGGACGGAGCCGGCGATGTTCCGCGCGAGGAAGTCGATGACGAGCTCGATCTTCTCGCGCTGCTGGTCCGTCGCCCCGGACTCGCGGAAATGCATGAGCGCGCGGAAGTCGTTCGTCCCGGTGAGATCGATGAGCCCCCCCTCGCGGAAGAGGTACTTCCGGAGCTCGGGCAGACTGATCTCCTGGCGGTCGATCGCGTCGAGCAGGGCGTCGAGCGGGATGTTGCCGCTCCGGTTGGCGCTCGGCACGCCGGCGAAGGCGTTGACGAGATCGCTCGCATGGCCGCCGACGTGCCGCACGATCGAGATCCCGCCGCCCATGTGGGCGCCGATCGTGGCGAGTTCGGCCGGATCGACCCCGAGCATCGAGCAGACGAAGCGGTGGATCGCCTCCTGGCTGAGGTAGTGGGCGCCGGAGCCGTCGATGAGTATCCGCCGTATGCCGGTGAGGCGCGAGACGGTATCGACGTCGTCGGAGGCGACCGGGTCGGACATCGTCACGAGGATCTCGCCGTCGCCGGCGAAGCGCTCCCTGATCTTCAGCCCGATGGGGATGGCCATGTTCGAGGCGTGCACGATGCGCGGCTCGAGGAGGTCCTCCACCATCGCGTCGGAAACCTCGTAGGTGCCCGGCGGCACCGGCTTCACGAAACCGCCGCGGCAGGCGATGCCGGTGAGCTCGCCCGGCGCGATCCCCTGCTTCTCCACCCAGGCGACGATCGCGTCGCACCGGTTTTCCACGCTGTCGTCGTAGTCGGGAGGCAGGTGCACCTCCGTCTCCCCCTGGAGGACGGTGCCCCGGTAGATCCCGATCTTGGTCGAGGTCGACCCCGGATTGACGCAGAGGATCAGCTGATCGGCCGCCGCCGGCGGCATGGGCTCGTTTCCGTAGAGGAGGGAGATGACCTTCCCCGCGCCGCCGTCGGAGTTGAGGAGAAACCTGACGGTCTGGGAGAAGAGGTTGCCCCAGGACTCGAGCCACCCCTGGTGGAGGGCGGCGGGGCGCGTCTGGCGCACGAGTTCGCGCATCCGGGCGAGGAGCGCGTCCTCCCCGTCGAGCCTGCCGAGCCTGAGATCCTCGATCGCCTGGTTGATGGAGCGCTCGAGCGACGCCGCGCCATGCTGTTCGCGAAGCGCATCGAGCAGCGCGTTCAGTTGCGATTCAAGTATGTCGGTGTCCTGCGAAGTCACTGCCTCTGCTCCTTGCGTCTCAATGAGTTCCGCCACGCGGCGGGATATCGATCGGTACCGTGTAACATATATAAACTATATTCGATTTACAAACGTTTTCCCTGAATTTCAATTCCGCTATAAAAAACAAATATTTCTATCTCTGTCCGGTCGTGGGGCGAAGCCGGCCAGCGGCGGATCGACGCGGCGAAGGGCCCCGGCGATCAGCGTTCCGGCTTCCTGGCGATCAGGGGCCGCCGCTGCGTCCGGTACTGCTCGATCGCCCGGTCGGCCATGCGGCCGAGCCGTTCCTTGACCGGACCGGTCGTGTAGAGCCGCATGTCCCGGAGATCCGATCCCTCGATCGACGGATCGCCGAGGAAGACCCCGCCGAGCGCACCGCCGTACCCCGCGTCGAGGACCTGGCCCGACAGCTCGACCCAGACGAGCGTCCATCCCCGGACGACGTCGTCCATCCGGTACCCGCCCCCGCCGAGGGCGAGGATGCGCGGGAAGCGCCGGTGGAGCCGCTCGATCGCCTCGATGTACCCGTTGTTCGTGAGCCGCAGGTGCGTGAGCGGATCGGTGGAGAGCATGTCGGTGCCGACCTGCGCGACGACGACCTCGGGATCGTACCGGTCGAGCGCGTCCATGACGATCCCGTCGAAGAGGCGGGCGAAGATCTCGTCGTCGGTCTCGGGCTCGAGCGCGACGTTGACGTTGAATCCGCGTCCCGCCCCCTCGCCCGTCTCCCGCTCGAACCCGCCCCAGGGAAAGAGGGTCTTGCCGGTCTCGTGGATCGAGACGGTGAGCACCTCCGGGTCGTCGTAGAAGGCGTCCTGGACGGCGTCGCCGTGGTGCGCGTCGATATCGACGTAGGCCGTGCGCAGCCCCGCCGCGCGGAGCTCGCCGATGGCGATCGCGATGTCGTTCGCGTAGCAGAAGCCCGCCGCCCGGTCGGGACGGGCGTGGTGGAATCCGCCGCAGGGATTGAAGGCGCTTTCGGCGCCCGCCGCGACCGCGCGCGCGGCGACGAGGCTCGCCGTGGCCGACAGGGCGGAGAACTCCCACACGCCGCGGAAGACGGGGTTCTCCATCGAACCGATCCCGTGGTGCAGCATGTCGAGATCGACCTCCGCCCCGCTGTCCGCCCGCCGGAGCGCGTCGATGTACTCGGGGGTGTGAAAGCGCTCGAGGACGCCCTCCTCGGGCTCCTCGACGTCGACCACCCGGAGCCCCGGCGCGGAGAAGAGCCCCCGCCGCTCGCACATCCGGTGCACGCGCGCCACCCGTGCCGGCTTGAACGGATGATCCTCGCTGAAGGAGAAGGATCCGAGCCTGCGGGAATTGACGAAGATCGCCCTGTCGACGCCGGCCGTCATGCCTTCCCCTTCTCGGAGAACTCGATGTGGATCGCGTAGGATCCCTCCTCGAGCCGGCTGTGGATCGGATAGCCGCACTTGTGGAAGACGTGCATCATCTTCTTGTTCGCGGCGAGGACCTCCGCCTTGAAGCCCTCGATCCCCATCTCCTGCGCGATGTCGATGAGTCGCGACATGAGATGCGTGCCGATCCCCCGGTTCTGCCAGTCGTCTCGGACGAGGAAGGCCACCTCTGCCCGGTTGTCCGACGGGTCGTTCCTGAACCGTCCGATCGCCACGATCTCCTCGTCACCCGGCTCGCCGAGCAGCCCCACGATCGCCATCTCCTCGCGGTAGTCGATGTTGACCATCGGCTGGATCCTCTCGTGCGGCAGTGCCTTGACGATATTGAAGAACCGGTAGTAGATCGACTCGTCGCTGAGGGAGTAGAAGAACTCCCGCTCGAGGGCCTCGTCGGTCGGTTTCACCGGGCGGAAGAAGACCTCGATATCGCCGAAGACGGCCGTGTGCTCGTACTGCTCGGGGTAGAAACGCCCCGCGCCCGCGAGGGGCATCTGGTCGAGGTGGACGATGTTGCGCTGCTTGGCGTAGGCGATCAGGTCGTCGCGGAAATCGGGATGGGCGATGCTGATCAGCTGCAGGGCCCGTTCGCGGAGATTGTGGCCGTGCAGGCTGGCGATCCCGTACTCGGTGACGACGTAGTGGACGTCGCCGCGCGAGGTCACCACCCCCGCTCCCTGGTCGAGGAAGGGGACGATCCTCGAGACCGTACCGTCCCGGGCGGTCGAGGGAAGCACGATGATCGGCTTCCCCCCGCGGGAACGGGCCGAACCGCGCACGAAGTCGACCTGCCCGCCGATCCCCGAGTAGAAGTACTCGCCGATCGAATCGGCGCAGACCTGGCCGGTCAGGTCGATCTGTATCGCCGCGTTGATCGACACCATGCGGTCGTTCTGCGAGATGACGAAGGGATCGTTCGTGTAGTCGCACGGATGGAACTCGAGGAGCGGGTTGTCGTCGACGAAATCGTAGAGGCGTCCGCTCCCCATGCAGAAGGTCGCCACGATCTTGCCGTTGTGCAGCGTCTTTCTCCGGTTGGTGATGACCCCCTTCTCCACGAGGTCGATGAGGCCGTCGGAGAACATCTCGGTGTGGACGCCGAGATCGTGCTTGTCCTCGAGGTGCCGGAGGATCGCGTTGGGGATCATCCCGATCCCCGCCTGGATCGTCGACCCGTCGTGGATGAGCCGGGCGACGTTCTGGCCGATCCGCATGGAGACCTCGTCCGGTTCCGGCGGCGTCCAGGTAAGCAAC
It contains:
- a CDS encoding acetoin utilization protein AcuC, which gives rise to MTAGVDRAIFVNSRRLGSFSFSEDHPFKPARVARVHRMCERRGLFSAPGLRVVDVEEPEEGVLERFHTPEYIDALRRADSGAEVDLDMLHHGIGSMENPVFRGVWEFSALSATASLVAARAVAAGAESAFNPCGGFHHARPDRAAGFCYANDIAIAIGELRAAGLRTAYVDIDAHHGDAVQDAFYDDPEVLTVSIHETGKTLFPWGGFERETGEGAGRGFNVNVALEPETDDEIFARLFDGIVMDALDRYDPEVVVAQVGTDMLSTDPLTHLRLTNNGYIEAIERLHRRFPRILALGGGGYRMDDVVRGWTLVWVELSGQVLDAGYGGALGGVFLGDPSIEGSDLRDMRLYTTGPVKERLGRMADRAIEQYRTQRRPLIARKPER
- the sppA gene encoding signal peptide peptidase SppA, whose amino-acid sequence is MSGRNARIALLLFFGFFLVILPILFLTGLDTGLDRRSAGGRTALVVEIRGRMLEYDPSLAGGLAFATREPTMTSILGALSRAERDDRVEAVVLRIRPSGAGPAKCAEIAGALGRLRAAGKRTIAFSPVLENSHYALAAAADSVFMPPAGFLFFAGPSSSALFVRGLFDKIGVSPNIHRIGEYKSAAEMLTETRRTPESRSMIERLLAVGGAEIAAAVAAGRGVPVDTVLSWLEDGLFSPRRAAGAGLIDGLRHWDEVETALEESGLRLVGSREYGAGHTGGLSAIAGSAVAVVHAQGAIVLGESGFDPVEGMTMGSETIIRELRRARDDPRVRAIVLRVDSPGGSGIAGGLISREVEMAAAVKPVVVSMSDVAASGGYEIAYRADSIFAMPVTVTGSIGSITGKLNLRGLYERLGIAKDEIGTGPLSLIWSDYRDFSDREWEAVRREHTAFYLEWIGEIARSRGMTPARVDSLGQGRVWTGRDAARNGLVDGLGGLDRAVDAACRLAGIDDAGEAVLVHLPERAGLLRSLLAGDLFGNAAAGLFHRAVVEDRRWETFPGAERRLGERIR
- a CDS encoding GNAT family N-acetyltransferase, which translates into the protein MGLQVQRLLEEKKRSADDLVRLIKPGSRIFIGSGAAEPQNLIRVLIEKGKYIEDHETINLIELGTTPYAESVLSKPFHRNAFFVGQNVRGAVNEGRAEYTPIFLSELPELLRSRRLKIDVALVQVAPPDNYGFCSLGVSVDVVKAGVEAARIVIAEVNKRMPRTLGDCFIHLNDIDAVIESDQELLTWTPPEPDEVSMRIGQNVARLIHDGSTIQAGIGMIPNAILRHLEDKHDLGVHTEMFSDGLIDLVEKGVITNRRKTLHNGKIVATFCMGSGRLYDFVDDNPLLEFHPCDYTNDPFVISQNDRMVSINAAIQIDLTGQVCADSIGEYFYSGIGGQVDFVRGSARSRGGKPIIVLPSTARDGTVSRIVPFLDQGAGVVTSRGDVHYVVTEYGIASLHGHNLRERALQLISIAHPDFRDDLIAYAKQRNIVHLDQMPLAGAGRFYPEQYEHTAVFGDIEVFFRPVKPTDEALEREFFYSLSDESIYYRFFNIVKALPHERIQPMVNIDYREEMAIVGLLGEPGDEEIVAIGRFRNDPSDNRAEVAFLVRDDWQNRGIGTHLMSRLIDIAQEMGIEGFKAEVLAANKKMMHVFHKCGYPIHSRLEEGSYAIHIEFSEKGKA
- a CDS encoding butyrate kinase; amino-acid sequence: MTSQDTDILESQLNALLDALREQHGAASLERSINQAIEDLRLGRLDGEDALLARMRELVRQTRPAALHQGWLESWGNLFSQTVRFLLNSDGGAGKVISLLYGNEPMPPAAADQLILCVNPGSTSTKIGIYRGTVLQGETEVHLPPDYDDSVENRCDAIVAWVEKQGIAPGELTGIACRGGFVKPVPPGTYEVSDAMVEDLLEPRIVHASNMAIPIGLKIRERFAGDGEILVTMSDPVASDDVDTVSRLTGIRRILIDGSGAHYLSQEAIHRFVCSMLGVDPAELATIGAHMGGGISIVRHVGGHASDLVNAFAGVPSANRSGNIPLDALLDAIDRQEISLPELRKYLFREGGLIDLTGTNDFRALMHFRESGATDQQREKIELVIDFLARNIAGSVLKLAAFEGKVDAVILTGGLSRSGEFTGRIRRKVLPYAPVVVIPGAIEHEAMVAGHLRARFLPGEKKDYVVERDELRRRRAAERELMETEIFANPALRKKENAPVTSLDELIHHARSLVAMGRAPRVAIVGAENEDAIAAAKQANEDGRYPVAKFLLVGDYYQVNKLAWEYDIKVDGDNYTIVDSDDPVQRSVELLASGEADLLMKGGVKTAEIMGGTLRFLKDSGRIRKGRIYSHVGIFQIPTYPKLLIVSDAALIPNPDQALKKKIVENAITIAGYLNIRMPKIAIISAVETRNPSVESSMLAGDLADDYAGREDCIVEGPLSLDVAMSPASAHEKHYRGRIKGNADILIMPDIEAGNVVYKSLTVSSGAFLAGAIVGAGVPIILTSRGDSARSKLASISLACLVAMKQGDLAAEQTT